A window of Rhodothermus sp. contains these coding sequences:
- a CDS encoding nodulation protein NfeD — protein sequence MWPLLLWLFLGGQSPTVSPIVYRLVLEDEPITPATVRFIRRGLREATENGAVCLTIEMDTPGGLVEATRDIVQLFLQSPIPVVVYITPPGARAASAGVFITLAAHVAAMAPGTHIGAAHPVQLGGGAATPPDTAQVDPMAEKILNDAVAWARALAQYRGRNADWAARAVSESQTLTAREAVSLNVVDLVAPSLDSLLVLLDGRKVVLDGETILLQTADARVHTVRRWWGERILAALSNPNIAFLLLMLGFYGLLFELYTPGWGIPGTLGAIFLMLGFYGLSILPVNYVGLGLLILGLGMLVAEAFVPSFGLLTVGGVVCLILGGLMLVESPMGFPQVSAALVVPVALATALIALFLLSNALRIQRRPARVGDETLIGQLATAREDFIPEGDHFGGYVFVHGEWWRACSSVPIQAGQSVRIERREGLCLWVSPESPT from the coding sequence ATGTGGCCTTTGCTGCTCTGGTTGTTCCTCGGAGGGCAATCCCCGACAGTCAGTCCGATAGTGTATCGGCTGGTGTTGGAAGACGAGCCCATTACGCCGGCGACGGTCCGGTTCATTCGTCGCGGCCTGCGTGAGGCCACGGAAAACGGAGCGGTCTGTCTGACGATTGAGATGGACACGCCCGGTGGCCTTGTGGAGGCTACGCGAGATATTGTGCAGTTATTTTTGCAGAGTCCGATTCCCGTGGTTGTCTATATCACGCCGCCAGGTGCGCGGGCGGCTTCGGCCGGGGTGTTCATCACGCTGGCCGCCCATGTGGCAGCTATGGCGCCGGGTACGCATATCGGTGCCGCCCATCCCGTACAACTTGGAGGGGGGGCGGCAACCCCACCGGACACGGCCCAGGTGGATCCCATGGCTGAAAAGATCCTGAATGACGCCGTGGCCTGGGCCCGAGCGCTGGCCCAGTATCGTGGACGTAATGCCGACTGGGCGGCGCGGGCCGTCTCGGAAAGCCAGACACTGACCGCACGAGAAGCTGTTTCTCTGAATGTGGTTGATCTGGTAGCCCCTTCGCTGGACTCATTGCTGGTGCTGTTGGATGGGCGAAAGGTGGTACTGGATGGCGAGACGATTTTGTTACAGACTGCCGACGCCAGGGTCCACACGGTGAGGCGCTGGTGGGGTGAGCGTATCCTGGCAGCGCTCTCCAATCCGAATATTGCTTTCCTGCTGTTGATGCTGGGCTTCTACGGCCTGCTGTTCGAGCTCTACACGCCGGGCTGGGGCATCCCTGGCACGCTGGGCGCCATTTTTCTGATGTTGGGCTTCTACGGCCTCTCCATCCTGCCGGTCAATTATGTAGGGCTCGGTCTCCTGATATTAGGCCTGGGTATGCTTGTGGCCGAAGCCTTTGTACCCAGCTTTGGTCTGCTGACTGTAGGGGGGGTCGTGTGCCTGATTCTGGGAGGCCTGATGCTTGTGGAAAGTCCGATGGGCTTTCCACAGGTCTCGGCTGCCCTGGTGGTGCCTGTCGCCCTGGCTACAGCACTGATCGCGCTGTTTCTGCTGAGTAACGCGCTGCGCATTCAGCGCCGGCCGGCCCGGGTGGGAGATGAAACCCTGATCGGTCAGCTGGCCACGGCCCGAGAAGATTTTATCCCCGAAGGCGATCACTTTGGGGGCTACGTATTCGTTCACGGTGAGTGGTGGCGCGCGTGCAGCTCGGTGCCGATACAGGCCGGACAGTCGGTGCGCATTGAGCGGCGCGAAGGGCTCTGCCTGTGGGTTTCGCCGGAATCGCCAACCTAA
- a CDS encoding slipin family protein — translation MLSSTGIVIGILVLYFISCIRILYEYQRGVIFRMGRALPEPKGPGIVLVFWPIDRMVRVSLRTFVHDVPEQDVITRDNVSVRVNAVVYFRVVDPMKAVLEVEDYRYATTQLSQTSLRSIVGQVELDELLAEREKINRRLQEVIDQQSDPWGIKVSLVEVKHVDLPEHMKRAMAKQAESERERRAKVIHAQGELQAAKQLAQAAAMLEAHPMAMQMRFLQTLVEVGSENNTTIVFPIPLELIRPLLAAEEKATR, via the coding sequence ATGCTTTCGTCAACAGGTATCGTGATCGGCATCCTTGTTCTGTATTTCATCAGCTGCATTCGTATTCTCTATGAGTATCAACGGGGCGTCATTTTTCGAATGGGCCGGGCCCTGCCTGAACCGAAAGGTCCGGGCATCGTGCTCGTCTTCTGGCCGATCGACCGTATGGTACGGGTCAGCCTGCGTACGTTTGTACATGACGTCCCCGAGCAGGACGTGATCACCCGCGATAATGTGTCGGTACGCGTCAACGCAGTGGTGTATTTCCGTGTGGTCGATCCCATGAAGGCCGTGCTGGAAGTAGAAGACTACCGCTACGCCACCACGCAGCTCTCGCAGACTTCACTCCGAAGCATCGTGGGCCAGGTGGAGCTGGACGAGCTGCTGGCAGAGCGCGAAAAAATCAACCGAAGGCTCCAGGAAGTCATTGATCAGCAATCGGACCCCTGGGGCATTAAGGTTTCGCTGGTAGAGGTCAAGCATGTAGATCTACCAGAGCACATGAAGCGGGCCATGGCCAAGCAGGCCGAAAGTGAACGTGAGCGACGGGCCAAGGTGATTCACGCCCAGGGCGAACTGCAAGCTGCAAAACAGCTGGCGCAGGCAGCCGCCATGCTTGAAGCCCATCCCATGGCCATGCAGATGCGCTTTCTACAAACGTTGGTGGAGGTTGGCTCAGAAAACAATACAACGATCGTTTTCCCGATTCCGCTGGAATTGATCCGGCCCCTACTGGCTGCCGAGGAAAAAGCGACACGGTGA
- a CDS encoding DUF4295 family protein, whose translation MAKVSKNQRTDRGRGQQVKMAKVVVAEKKPNGQYRFRERMVPLDEVKQVAQAR comes from the coding sequence ATGGCAAAAGTTAGTAAGAACCAGCGGACGGACCGTGGCAGGGGACAGCAGGTAAAGATGGCCAAGGTGGTGGTGGCTGAGAAGAAGCCCAACGGTCAGTATCGATTCCGTGAGCGGATGGTCCCACTTGATGAGGTAAAACAGGTGGCACAGGCTCGCTGA
- the rpmG gene encoding 50S ribosomal protein L33 — protein sequence MAKKGKEARVQVILECTEAPGTSRYVTTKNRRNTPGRLELRKYNPVLRRHTLHREVK from the coding sequence ATGGCTAAAAAGGGGAAAGAAGCCCGGGTGCAGGTTATTCTGGAGTGCACCGAGGCACCGGGCACTTCACGCTATGTGACCACCAAGAACCGGCGCAACACGCCAGGACGACTGGAGTTGCGAAAGTACAATCCGGTACTTCGTCGGCACACCCTTCATCGAGAAGTGAAATAA
- the rpmB gene encoding 50S ribosomal protein L28 yields the protein MARRDQLTGKGPVSGHNVSHANNKTKRRFLPNLQKKRFYIPEEKRWITLRVSAKTMKTINKKGLKAVLDEARRQGIKI from the coding sequence ATGGCACGCAGAGATCAACTGACAGGAAAAGGGCCGGTATCGGGGCATAACGTCTCCCATGCCAACAACAAAACGAAGCGGCGCTTTCTTCCCAATCTGCAGAAGAAACGGTTCTACATTCCAGAAGAAAAGCGCTGGATTACGCTCCGTGTATCGGCCAAGACCATGAAGACCATCAATAAGAAGGGGCTTAAGGCAGTGTTGGATGAGGCACGTCGCCAGGGTATTAAAATTTAA